Within archaeon BMS3Bbin15, the genomic segment GGGTTCCACCATGTCTGCCTTTTTTCCCTGCGGTTTCATATATATTCTTATAAAATTCAGTTTTTCATAAATTTTGTCCTTTAGTTTTTCTATATTTATATTTTTCTCAGCAGATATGGCTATATACTCTGTATCTATTAAACTTTCAACTTCCCTAAGGTACCCCTCATTCACCAGGTCTATCTTGTTCAGTACATTAAACGCAGGAATATAAACCCTGTTTTTTGCCAGGGCATCTATAAACCTCTCCTCATCCAAATCCTCTCTTATAATCACATTACAGTTATGGATTCTGTACTCACTGAGTATAGCCTTTATTGTTCTAGTGTCAATTTTCGTAAGATTTACAGTGGTGTTGATATCTATTCCACCTCTGTCTCTCACTGTTATTTTTACCAGTGGAGGCCGTGAATTTACCCTTATTCCTGCCTGTCTCAGCTCATTTGTGAGAAACTTAAGTTGTTCTATATTGAAAACATCAACAATAAACAGGATTAAATCTGCTGATCTAACAGCAGCCAGAACCTCTCTTCCCCTTCCTTTTCCATGGGAGGCACCCCTTACAATCCCTGGAACATCAAGAATCTGGATTTTGGCTCCCCTGTGTTCCATCATACCTGGCACAACATCTAAAGTTGTAAATTCATAACTACCCACTTCACTCTCAGCCGGTGTAATTTTATTCAGAATGGTTGACTTGCCAACACTGGGAAAACCCACAAGCACAACTGTAGCATCTCCTGATTTACTTACATTGAAACCTGAGCCGCTGCCTGAGCTTCCAATTCTACTCTCGGATTGTTCTCTCAGCATGGCAAGTTTAGCTTTAAGTCTACCTATATGATGCTGTGTTGCCTTGTTGTAAGGTGTCTTTCTTATTTCCTCTTCAACCTCTTTAATCTTACTTTCAATAACTGACATACCTTTACATATATAAAAAAGAACAATAATATTAAATACTAAAGTTGATAAAAGAACCTGTGGAGGCAGAAGGATGACAGATGACAATGTAGTTTTCATTGGAAACAAACCCATAATGAACTATGTTCTTGCTGTAAATACGCAGTTCAGTGGTGGAGTTAAAGAAGTTGTTGTCAAGGCAAGGGGAAAAGCAATATCCAGAGCTGTTGATGTGGTTGAAATAGTGAGGAACCGTTTTATA encodes:
- the obg gene encoding GTPase ObgE produces the protein MSVIESKIKEVEEEIRKTPYNKATQHHIGRLKAKLAMLREQSESRIGSSGSGSGFNVSKSGDATVVLVGFPSVGKSTILNKITPAESEVGSYEFTTLDVVPGMMEHRGAKIQILDVPGIVRGASHGKGRGREVLAAVRSADLILFIVDVFNIEQLKFLTNELRQAGIRVNSRPPLVKITVRDRGGIDINTTVNLTKIDTRTIKAILSEYRIHNCNVIIREDLDEERFIDALAKNRVYIPAFNVLNKIDLVNEGYLREVESLIDTEYIAISAEKNINIEKLKDKIYEKLNFIRIYMKPQGKKADMVEPLIVMRGMKIEGVSMKIHRDFREKFRHARVWGKSVSFPGQRVGLDHEVKDGDIVSIVVKR
- a CDS encoding DNA/RNA-binding protein albA translates to MTDDNVVFIGNKPIMNYVLAVNTQFSGGVKEVVVKARGKAISRAVDVVEIVRNRFITEAKLKDITIGTEEITTKEGTLLKLSSIEIILEK